One region of Microbacterium sufflavum genomic DNA includes:
- a CDS encoding amidohydrolase family protein, with translation MGTIDVHTHFVPSAWPDLSTQVGPGLWPTLRVDSEREAMIMLGESEFRRIGDDCWDAEVRLADMDADGVEMQVVSPTPLFFSYDKSGDEAVKVARLFNDLALEICAPAPDRLIPFAQVPLQDPDAACVEADRAIASGHAGVEIGNHVGDRDLDDAGIVTFLQHCAERGIPVFVHPWDMAGSPRLDRWMARWLTGMPAETHLSIIALILGGVFDRVPPSLRLAFAHGGGSFAFWLGRFENAWRQRPDVIGVSAQPPSAYLDRFSVDSVVFDPAALRLLVDTLGASQVMVGSDYPYPLGERPVGDVVHRSAFLDDAEKTAILRDNALRFLGR, from the coding sequence TTGGGCACGATCGACGTCCACACGCACTTCGTGCCGAGCGCCTGGCCCGACCTGTCCACGCAGGTCGGGCCGGGGCTCTGGCCGACCCTGCGCGTGGACTCCGAGCGCGAGGCGATGATCATGCTCGGCGAGTCCGAGTTCCGTCGCATCGGCGACGACTGCTGGGATGCCGAGGTGCGCCTGGCCGACATGGACGCTGACGGGGTGGAGATGCAGGTGGTCTCCCCCACCCCGCTGTTCTTCTCCTATGACAAGTCGGGAGACGAGGCGGTGAAGGTCGCGCGCCTCTTCAACGACCTGGCGCTGGAGATCTGCGCCCCCGCACCCGATCGGCTCATCCCGTTCGCGCAGGTGCCGCTGCAGGATCCGGATGCCGCGTGCGTCGAGGCCGACCGTGCGATCGCCTCCGGTCACGCCGGCGTCGAGATCGGCAACCACGTCGGTGACCGCGACCTCGACGACGCCGGCATCGTCACGTTCCTCCAGCACTGCGCCGAGCGCGGGATCCCCGTGTTCGTGCATCCGTGGGACATGGCCGGCTCGCCGCGACTCGATCGCTGGATGGCCCGCTGGCTCACGGGCATGCCCGCCGAGACGCACCTGTCGATCATCGCGCTGATCCTCGGCGGAGTGTTCGACCGCGTTCCGCCGTCGCTGCGGCTCGCGTTCGCGCACGGTGGCGGCTCGTTCGCGTTCTGGCTCGGCCGCTTCGAGAACGCGTGGCGGCAGCGGCCCGACGTGATCGGCGTGAGCGCACAGCCGCCCTCCGCCTACCTCGACCGGTTCAGCGTCGACAGCGTCGTGTTCGACCCGGCCGCGCTGCGTCTGCTCGTCGACACGCTCGGCGCCTCGCAGGTGATGGTCGGCAGCGACTATCCGTATCCCCTGGGCGAGCGACCGGTCGGCGACGTCGTCCACCGCTCCGCCTTCCTCGACGACGCCGAGAAGACCGCCATCCTCCGCGACAACGCCCTGCGCTTCCTCGGCCGCTGA
- the kynU gene encoding kynureninase, which yields MSTTTPPSATTRTALDRATCEALDASDPLGSFRDRFVLPEGVIYLDGNSLGALPRHTPAHVQRVITEEWGTGLIRSWNDAGWFAKPRTVGDRIAPLIGAAEGEVVLGDSTSASLFQAVVAAVRMRPGRRVIVAERGNFPTDLYMLEAVQELLGGGEPLERRLIADDGPTLDDVLDDHVAVVVLTQVDYRTGRLHDLAEVTRRVQAAGALVVWDLCHSAGALPIDLNAAGADFAVGCTYKYLNGGPGSPSFLWAASRHHAAARPALTGWHGHARPFDFTVDYAPAPGIERFRVGTPQLLSVAGLEASLDIWDDVDLELLREKSLRLTELFLSLVDARLAERWGIVSVTPRESSRRGSQVSLRHDDGYAVMQALIERGVIGDFRAPDLIRFGFTPLYTSYADVWDAVDVLHDVLETEVWREPRFARRGTVT from the coding sequence ATGAGCACCACGACCCCGCCCAGCGCCACGACCCGCACCGCCCTCGACCGCGCCACCTGCGAGGCGCTCGACGCCTCCGATCCGCTCGGGTCGTTCCGCGACCGCTTCGTGCTGCCGGAGGGCGTGATCTACCTCGACGGCAACTCCCTCGGCGCGCTCCCCCGGCACACCCCGGCGCACGTGCAGCGCGTGATCACCGAGGAGTGGGGCACCGGGCTCATCCGCAGCTGGAACGACGCGGGCTGGTTCGCGAAGCCGCGTACGGTCGGCGACCGGATCGCCCCGCTGATCGGCGCCGCGGAGGGCGAGGTCGTGCTCGGCGACTCCACGTCGGCGAGCCTCTTCCAGGCCGTGGTCGCGGCGGTGCGCATGCGGCCGGGGCGGCGCGTGATCGTCGCCGAGCGCGGCAACTTCCCCACCGACCTGTACATGCTGGAGGCCGTGCAGGAGCTGCTCGGCGGCGGCGAACCCCTGGAGCGGCGGCTCATCGCCGACGACGGCCCCACGCTCGACGACGTGCTCGACGACCACGTGGCGGTGGTCGTGCTCACCCAGGTCGACTACCGCACCGGTCGGCTGCACGATCTGGCCGAGGTCACGCGCCGCGTGCAGGCCGCCGGGGCGCTGGTGGTGTGGGACCTGTGCCACAGCGCCGGGGCGCTGCCGATCGACCTGAACGCCGCCGGGGCCGACTTCGCGGTGGGCTGCACCTACAAGTACCTCAACGGCGGCCCGGGGTCACCCTCGTTCCTGTGGGCCGCGTCCCGCCATCACGCCGCCGCCCGGCCCGCGCTCACCGGCTGGCACGGCCACGCTCGTCCGTTCGACTTCACGGTGGACTACGCCCCGGCGCCCGGCATCGAGCGGTTCCGCGTCGGCACACCGCAGCTGCTGTCGGTCGCGGGACTGGAGGCGAGCCTCGACATCTGGGACGACGTCGACCTGGAGCTGCTGCGCGAGAAGAGCCTGCGGCTGACCGAGCTGTTCCTGTCGCTCGTGGACGCGCGGCTCGCAGAGCGCTGGGGCATCGTGTCGGTCACACCGCGCGAGTCGTCCCGCCGCGGCAGCCAGGTGTCGCTGCGACACGACGACGGCTATGCGGTGATGCAGGCCCTCATCGAGCGCGGGGTCATCGGCGACTTCCGGGCGCCCGACCTCATCCGCTTCGGGTTCACCCCGCTCTACACCTCCTACGCCGACGTGTGGGATGCGGTCGACGTGCTGCACGACGTGCTGGAGACCGAGGTGTGGCGCGAGCCCCGCTTCGCGCGCCGCGGCACCGTCACCTGA
- a CDS encoding GntR family transcriptional regulator: MVKSGDAAASAKDRADALQKLAQRHGAGYRSVGAMAYDIIRDAILDGTLPPGMKLRQETLAESIGISRLPIRSALIQLEADGLVVFHARRGAMVRALSTEEAGEVYHLRMLLEKEALRLAMAEITPERVERLRELAKTADDISEGGEFVEARTAFYATLYDAQARPLLWEMIEQLRLKLGRYVLGWRLGPAGSHDHSHTELVDVVAAGDAKKALGVLEAHLTQVRDGVIALLDDAAAEGADNS; this comes from the coding sequence ATGGTGAAGTCAGGGGACGCGGCCGCGTCTGCGAAGGATCGCGCCGATGCGCTGCAGAAGCTCGCCCAGCGACACGGGGCCGGGTACCGGTCGGTCGGCGCGATGGCGTACGACATCATCCGCGACGCGATCCTCGATGGCACGCTCCCGCCCGGAATGAAACTGCGCCAGGAGACCCTCGCCGAATCGATCGGCATCTCCCGCCTCCCGATCCGCTCCGCCCTCATCCAGCTCGAGGCCGACGGGCTCGTGGTGTTCCATGCCCGCCGCGGCGCGATGGTGCGGGCGCTGTCCACCGAGGAGGCCGGGGAGGTCTACCACCTGCGCATGCTGCTCGAGAAGGAGGCGCTGCGCCTGGCGATGGCGGAGATCACGCCCGAACGGGTCGAGCGCCTGCGGGAGCTCGCGAAGACCGCCGACGACATCTCCGAGGGCGGCGAGTTCGTCGAGGCGCGCACCGCGTTCTACGCCACCCTGTACGACGCGCAGGCCCGCCCGCTGCTGTGGGAGATGATCGAGCAGCTGCGGCTCAAGCTCGGGCGCTACGTGCTGGGGTGGCGGCTGGGGCCCGCGGGCTCACACGACCACTCGCACACCGAGCTCGTCGACGTGGTCGCGGCCGGCGACGCGAAGAAGGCGCTGGGCGTGCTGGAGGCCCACCTGACCCAGGTGCGCGACGGCGTGATCGCCCTGCTCGACGACGCGGCCGCGGAGGGCGCGGACAACTCCTGA
- the rplI gene encoding 50S ribosomal protein L9 yields MAKLILTNEVAGLGSAGDVVEVKNGYARNYLIPQGFATAWTRGGEKQVASIQAARQARAIHDRDEAVALKNSLEAAKVRLAVKAGKEGRLFGSVKTADVADAVEAAGLGAIDKRKVHITSPIKATGEHEATVRLHEDVTAVITLQVVAAK; encoded by the coding sequence ATGGCAAAGCTGATTCTCACGAACGAGGTCGCCGGGCTGGGTAGCGCCGGTGACGTGGTCGAGGTCAAGAACGGGTACGCCCGCAACTACCTCATCCCGCAGGGTTTCGCGACCGCGTGGACGCGCGGTGGCGAGAAGCAGGTCGCGTCGATCCAGGCCGCACGCCAGGCGCGTGCGATCCACGACCGCGACGAGGCCGTGGCCCTGAAGAACTCGCTGGAGGCCGCCAAGGTGCGCCTCGCGGTCAAGGCCGGCAAGGAGGGTCGTCTCTTCGGCTCGGTCAAGACCGCCGACGTGGCCGACGCGGTCGAGGCCGCCGGTCTCGGTGCGATCGACAAGCGCAAGGTGCACATCACGTCGCCCATCAAGGCGACCGGTGAGCACGAGGCGACCGTGCGTCTGCACGAGGACGTCACTGCGGTCATCACGCTGCAGGTCGTCGCCGCCAAGTAA
- the rpsR gene encoding 30S ribosomal protein S18 produces MAGKSSGDRRKPRKGAKNAAPAKSIRVGVIDYKDVATLRKFVSERGKIRARRITGVSVQEQRLIATAIKNAREMALLPYAGAGR; encoded by the coding sequence ATGGCTGGAAAGTCGAGCGGCGACCGCCGCAAGCCGCGGAAGGGCGCGAAGAACGCCGCCCCCGCGAAGTCCATCCGGGTCGGTGTCATCGATTACAAGGATGTCGCCACCCTCCGCAAGTTCGTCTCGGAGCGCGGCAAGATCCGCGCCCGTCGCATCACCGGTGTGTCGGTGCAGGAGCAGCGTCTGATCGCCACGGCGATCAAGAACGCCCGCGAGATGGCGCTCCTGCCCTACGCTGGCGCCGGCCGGTAA
- a CDS encoding single-stranded DNA-binding protein, whose protein sequence is MAGETVITVVGNLTADPELRYTQNGLPVANFTIASTPRNFDRAANEWKDGEALFLRASVWREFAEHVAGSLTKGMRVIAQGRLRQRSYQDREGNQRTAIELEVDEIGPSLRYATAQVTRAASSGGGGGQSRPQQQQVSEEPWSTPGSSTSADAWSTPGSFGDDTPF, encoded by the coding sequence ATGGCCGGCGAAACCGTCATCACCGTGGTGGGAAACCTCACGGCCGACCCCGAGCTGCGGTACACGCAGAACGGGCTGCCGGTGGCGAACTTCACCATCGCATCGACGCCGCGCAACTTCGACCGTGCCGCGAACGAGTGGAAGGACGGCGAAGCGCTGTTCCTCCGCGCGTCGGTCTGGCGCGAGTTCGCGGAGCACGTGGCGGGCTCGCTGACCAAGGGCATGCGCGTGATCGCGCAGGGCCGTCTGCGTCAGCGTTCCTACCAGGACCGCGAGGGCAACCAGCGCACCGCGATCGAGCTGGAGGTCGACGAGATCGGCCCCTCGCTGCGGTACGCGACCGCGCAGGTCACCCGTGCGGCCTCGAGCGGTGGCGGTGGCGGGCAGTCCCGTCCGCAGCAGCAGCAGGTGTCGGAGGAGCCGTGGTCCACGCCCGGCTCGTCGACCAGCGCCGACGCCTGGAGCACTCCGGGCAGCTTCGGCGACGACACCCCGTTCTGA
- the rpsF gene encoding 30S ribosomal protein S6, whose protein sequence is MTHQYELMVILTPEIDERQVAPTLDKFLKVITNDGGSIENVDIWGKRRLAYEIQKKTEGIYAVVNFTATSAATQELDRQLKLNEQIMRTKVLRAEEAQAMIASEAKRSEEKAARKAAKAAKA, encoded by the coding sequence GTGACGCACCAGTACGAACTCATGGTCATTCTGACCCCCGAGATCGACGAGCGCCAGGTCGCCCCGACGCTCGACAAGTTCCTGAAGGTCATCACCAACGATGGTGGCTCGATCGAGAACGTCGACATCTGGGGCAAGCGCCGTCTGGCCTACGAGATCCAGAAGAAGACCGAGGGCATCTACGCCGTCGTCAACTTCACCGCGACCAGCGCCGCCACGCAGGAGCTCGACCGTCAGCTCAAGCTGAACGAGCAGATCATGCGCACCAAGGTCCTGCGCGCGGAAGAGGCTCAGGCGATGATCGCGTCCGAGGCCAAGCGCTCCGAAGAGAAGGCTGCCCGCAAGGCCGCCAAGGCTGCGAAGGCCTAA
- a CDS encoding ABC transporter ATP-binding protein — protein sequence MSEVSVLDARDVVVRYPGNPPVIAVNGVSVRVAAGETVALVGESGSGKSSLARAVVGIEKTAAGTVEFRGAPVAPLGIRRRSTALTGIQMVFQDPSTSLNPRRRIGDQISDGIATARARGAAGSTVEEWLERVGLPANVRTRFPHQFSGGQKQRIAIARALAARPSLLVADEPISALDASTQTSVAGLMRDLVAESGAGMLFISHDLAVVRRIADRTLVMFAGRVLESGPTEQLWSAPQHPYTQALLAAIPEPDGAGRIPDAPSTDDRGVWAEVPPVAY from the coding sequence ATGAGTGAGGTCAGCGTCCTCGACGCGCGCGACGTGGTCGTGCGCTACCCGGGCAATCCGCCGGTGATCGCCGTGAACGGGGTGTCGGTCCGCGTCGCCGCGGGGGAGACCGTCGCGCTGGTCGGCGAGTCGGGCAGCGGCAAGTCGAGCCTCGCCCGCGCCGTCGTCGGCATCGAGAAGACCGCCGCCGGCACGGTCGAGTTCCGCGGTGCCCCGGTCGCGCCGCTCGGCATCCGCCGCCGGTCGACCGCCCTGACCGGGATCCAGATGGTGTTCCAGGACCCGTCGACCTCGCTGAACCCTCGCCGACGCATCGGCGACCAGATCTCCGACGGCATCGCCACCGCCCGAGCGCGCGGTGCCGCCGGATCCACCGTGGAGGAGTGGCTCGAACGCGTCGGGCTGCCCGCGAACGTCCGCACCCGCTTCCCGCACCAGTTCTCGGGCGGGCAGAAGCAGCGCATCGCGATCGCCAGGGCCCTGGCCGCGCGGCCCTCGCTGCTCGTGGCGGACGAGCCCATCTCGGCGCTCGACGCGTCGACGCAGACGAGCGTGGCCGGACTGATGCGCGACCTGGTGGCCGAGTCCGGCGCCGGCATGCTCTTCATCTCGCACGACCTCGCCGTGGTGCGCCGCATCGCCGATCGCACCCTGGTCATGTTCGCGGGACGGGTGCTCGAGTCGGGCCCCACGGAGCAGCTGTGGTCCGCGCCGCAGCACCCCTACACGCAGGCCCTGCTCGCGGCCATCCCCGAGCCGGACGGCGCCGGCCGCATCCCCGACGCCCCCTCCACGGACGACCGCGGCGTGTGGGCCGAGGTCCCGCCCGTCGCCTACTGA
- a CDS encoding ABC transporter ATP-binding protein, which translates to MTAALSIRDLTVDIGRPLVKGVSLELEAGRIHGLAGESGSGKTLTSLAVLGLLPRQARTGGSITLAGEELLGLKRRGLNRIRGKRIAMVFQDPSASLHPQLPVGRQLTDHMRVHLGLTGAAARERAVELLQTVQVPNPAEALKRYPHQFSGGQRQRIAIACALACDPEVLLADEPTTALDVTVQAGILQLLRDLAIERNLAVLLVTHDLGVMSAIADTVAVMKDGRIVELADRETLFLHPQHEYTRMLLAALPGSRIEAPAVDATDQVDAVDPIEEDAHE; encoded by the coding sequence ATGACCGCCGCGCTGAGCATCCGCGATCTCACGGTCGACATCGGCCGTCCGCTCGTGAAGGGCGTGTCGCTCGAGCTCGAGGCCGGGCGCATCCACGGCCTCGCGGGCGAGTCGGGCTCCGGCAAGACCCTCACCTCGCTCGCGGTGCTCGGGCTGCTGCCGCGGCAGGCCCGCACGGGCGGCTCGATCACCCTCGCGGGGGAGGAGCTGCTCGGCCTGAAGCGCCGCGGCCTCAACCGCATCCGCGGGAAGCGCATCGCGATGGTGTTCCAGGACCCGTCGGCGTCGCTGCACCCGCAGCTCCCGGTCGGCCGCCAGCTCACCGACCACATGCGCGTGCACCTCGGCCTCACGGGCGCCGCGGCGCGCGAGCGGGCGGTGGAGCTGCTGCAGACCGTGCAGGTGCCGAACCCGGCGGAGGCGCTGAAGCGCTACCCGCACCAGTTCTCGGGCGGGCAGCGGCAGCGCATCGCGATCGCGTGCGCCCTGGCGTGCGACCCCGAGGTGCTGCTGGCGGACGAGCCCACCACGGCGCTCGACGTCACGGTGCAGGCCGGCATCCTGCAGCTGCTGCGCGACCTCGCCATCGAACGGAACCTCGCCGTGCTGCTCGTGACGCACGACCTCGGCGTGATGAGCGCGATCGCCGACACCGTCGCGGTCATGAAGGACGGCCGCATCGTGGAGCTCGCCGACCGCGAGACCCTGTTCCTGCACCCGCAGCACGAGTACACGCGGATGCTGCTCGCCGCCCTCCCCGGCTCGCGCATCGAGGCGCCCGCGGTCGACGCGACGGACCAGGTCGATGCGGTCGACCCGATCGAGGAGGATGCGCATGAGTGA
- a CDS encoding ABC transporter permease, translating to MSRIDAAAGPWRFRFRWPRAWRTPLGIIGTVIAAAWIVIAFTAQWWVPYPPNAQVLPRLQEPGIDTILGTDGNGRDIFSRLMTGATVSLPLALMLVIAAMIIGTLIGAVAGYFGRAVDETLMRITDLFMAFPTVILAMVVAASLGPSLFNAVIAAIVVSWPQYARVTRSIVLGLRGQNYVIAGRLLGHSPLRTLFVDILPNIAGPVLVLATLDIGAAILLLSGLSFLGLGAQPPTAEWGSMISGAMQNFDAWWLGVFPGLAILTVVLAFNFLGDAMRDVLDPTAEVTHEKEADHQASATGVPA from the coding sequence ATGAGCCGCATCGACGCCGCCGCCGGCCCCTGGCGCTTCCGCTTCCGCTGGCCCCGCGCCTGGCGCACCCCGCTCGGCATCATCGGCACCGTGATCGCGGCGGCCTGGATCGTCATCGCCTTCACGGCGCAGTGGTGGGTGCCGTACCCGCCGAACGCGCAGGTGCTGCCGCGACTGCAGGAGCCGGGCATCGACACGATCCTCGGCACCGACGGCAACGGCCGCGACATCTTCTCGCGACTGATGACCGGAGCGACGGTGAGCCTGCCGCTCGCGCTCATGCTCGTGATCGCGGCGATGATCATCGGCACGCTGATCGGCGCCGTCGCGGGCTACTTCGGCCGCGCGGTCGATGAGACGCTGATGCGCATCACCGATCTCTTCATGGCGTTCCCGACCGTGATCCTCGCGATGGTGGTCGCCGCGTCGCTCGGCCCGTCGCTGTTCAACGCGGTGATCGCGGCGATCGTGGTGTCGTGGCCGCAGTACGCCCGCGTCACCCGCAGCATCGTGCTCGGCCTGCGCGGACAGAACTACGTGATCGCCGGACGCCTGCTCGGCCACTCGCCGCTGCGGACGCTGTTCGTCGACATCCTCCCCAACATCGCCGGGCCCGTGCTCGTGCTCGCCACGCTCGACATCGGCGCCGCGATCCTGCTGCTCTCCGGCCTCTCCTTCCTCGGCCTCGGCGCGCAGCCGCCCACCGCCGAGTGGGGGTCGATGATCTCGGGGGCCATGCAGAACTTCGACGCCTGGTGGCTCGGGGTGTTCCCCGGTCTCGCGATCCTCACGGTCGTGCTGGCGTTCAACTTCCTCGGCGATGCGATGCGCGACGTGCTCGACCCGACCGCCGAGGTCACGCACGAGAAGGAGGCCGACCACCAGGCCTCCGCGACGGGGGTGCCCGCATGA
- a CDS encoding ABC transporter permease, whose protein sequence is MTTVAVQRQAQRRRSPLVGYLLRRAGTSLLLLVGVTIVTFALTNLVPGDPVSAALGEGASQNPATREAFIKANGLDQPLFVQYFIYMGNLLRGDLGTSLVTGRPVTSDLATAVPATIEIAIGAIIVSLAVSIVLGTLAAYRRGLVTDQVIRVVTLVGLSVPTFWLALVSFYVFFLELRIAPGSGRISPSITPPPRVTGLYTVDYLLNGDGVGFFDALAHLALPVMVLSLVTIGLLTRFIRTSVLEVLGSDYVRAARAKGLPAMRVILDYVLRGASLPILTVVGVAFGALLSGTVLVESVFAWPGLGTYAYNSAANLDLPGIMGVGLVVGVIYLLINFIVDLLYGVLDPRVRIA, encoded by the coding sequence ATGACGACAGTGGCCGTGCAGAGGCAGGCGCAGCGGCGCCGTTCGCCTCTCGTCGGATACCTGCTGCGGCGGGCCGGGACCTCCCTGCTCCTGTTGGTGGGCGTGACGATCGTCACGTTCGCGCTCACCAACCTGGTGCCGGGAGACCCGGTCTCGGCCGCCCTCGGTGAGGGCGCGTCGCAGAACCCGGCGACTCGCGAGGCGTTCATCAAGGCGAACGGACTCGACCAGCCACTGTTCGTGCAGTACTTCATCTATATGGGGAACCTGCTCCGCGGGGACCTCGGCACGTCGCTGGTGACCGGACGCCCGGTCACCAGCGACCTCGCCACCGCGGTGCCCGCGACGATCGAGATCGCGATCGGGGCGATCATCGTCAGCCTCGCGGTCAGCATCGTGCTCGGCACGCTCGCCGCCTACCGCCGGGGCCTCGTCACCGACCAGGTCATCCGCGTGGTCACCCTCGTCGGCCTCAGCGTCCCCACCTTCTGGCTCGCGCTGGTCAGCTTCTACGTCTTCTTCCTGGAGCTGCGCATCGCGCCGGGCTCGGGGCGCATCTCGCCGTCGATCACCCCGCCGCCGCGCGTGACCGGGCTCTACACGGTCGACTACCTGCTCAACGGCGACGGCGTCGGCTTCTTCGATGCGCTCGCCCACCTCGCTCTTCCCGTCATGGTGCTCTCGCTCGTGACCATCGGCCTGCTCACCCGGTTCATCCGCACGTCGGTGCTGGAGGTGCTGGGCAGCGACTACGTGCGGGCCGCCCGCGCCAAGGGCCTCCCGGCCATGCGCGTCATCCTCGACTACGTGCTCCGTGGAGCCTCGCTGCCGATCCTCACCGTGGTGGGCGTCGCATTCGGGGCCCTGCTGTCGGGCACCGTGCTCGTGGAGTCGGTGTTCGCGTGGCCGGGCCTGGGCACGTACGCCTACAACTCCGCCGCGAACCTCGACCTGCCCGGAATCATGGGCGTCGGCCTGGTCGTCGGCGTCATCTACCTCCTCATCAACTTCATCGTCGACCTGCTCTACGGCGTGCTCGACCCGAGAGTGAGGATCGCATGA